In one window of Arctopsyche grandis isolate Sample6627 chromosome 6, ASM5162203v2, whole genome shotgun sequence DNA:
- the Magi gene encoding membrane associated guanylate kinase, WW and PDZ domain containing protein magi isoform X3 — protein sequence MASQTSSHGQLQMADPQRDHDKLSTGGLSSGGLSSGGLSAAGLSVGSVSSATTVAAPTADDRPLRFGGSSSCSSSKIDKEDDFTLGALPPLWEKSYTANGEVYFIDHNTGTSHWLDPRLSRFRKKSLAECREDELPFGWERIECPRYGAYFIDHVNRRTQYENPVLQARRSMRPSDLGSVEREVDSEGISLRSMLSRDPAQLTGHRFTVTLLKSSQGLGFTLVGGASETPDDASEAQSAAGCCDDFLQIKSIVPNSPAWLDGALRTGDLLVRVGSTCVLGVGHARVARLFQEIPPGTSVTLELCRGYPLPFDPNDPNTRVLTTVAVEGGNSSRMRHLTDELRERFNLEDGDKQSQGSSLERSNRSAMNRSYQREHLDEPDELMERPNHLNRSFELEHRMSQLNRSFDMDRLTGARSSAVNRSYDLDNRPETHLVDRLPTRCPSADHLLLDSVSSPYMQDGGVLTLRLMKGAAGFGFTIADSVHGQKVKKVLDRVRCGGLREGDLLVSINQTSVTNMSHAHVVQVLKDCPQKKEATIKVVRRPGYHSKSSGLNNQPKQTGNTKSKLAKDISNLFRSKTPTADLYSTQQKEILPSRPKTPLVDTRNMSAADNYINLGIGYSQEDLNSASTQQISPNSSSSYKFIKKRRNSSNLNTPQSLQSSIIHNSSNSITHSNGGNLEINTNGNLISPMSNSTHYRGSGVGATNDTNSKLDSGNLSNYGNDASETNESVGAMLPLVQTMTLNESNMVAAYGGVSNGNNANSIAGFLEEGPTTSGVSVGTGGSGRGSAAGCFNCYNPGGTDSPLVARSHLQQKNLLMPHHNYDVISPVAVNWSTVDMNSQMEEIIDPEADIVVVLARGAAGFGFRIVGGTEEGSQVAVGHIVPGGACDLDGRICPGDLLTSVDGISTLGVSHRTAVGSVCQAATNGQVTLGIKKSRNNNLGLHMGNVMPVRANQQQQYIAPIQQNHILIDNGHANAESPLGGPPRQYLHSNSNTSGNLYYNYYPENNYVLNGASLPSHERVSLSNVNYDQTDGNSPYPNYYSQNSPGYRLPITNYMKTVQAPYSSSNLGYGEQGLGDIGQYGNVGTGGVPYDVVVQRSENEGFGFVIISSTNKATSTIGQLITGSPAARCGLLHVGDTILAINHTPIRNLSHGDIVTLIKHSGYSVTLTIQSTAH from the exons ATGGCCTCACAAACTTCAAGTCATGGCCAGTTACAAATGGCCGATCCCCAGAGGGATCACGACAAATTATCAACTGGCGGTCTCTCCTCAGGTGGATTATCATCAGGTGGTCTTTCAGCAGctg gACTATCAGTAGGCTCAGTGTCATCGGCAACAACAGTAGCTGCACCCACTGCAGACGATAGACCTTTACGTTTTGGTGGAAGTTCAAGTTGTTCATCGTCGAAAATTGATAAAGAAGACGATTTTACTCTGGGAGCTTTACCACCATTGTGGGAAAAATCTTACACTGCTAATGGAGAGGTGTATTTTATAGA TCACAATACTGGAACTTCACACTGGTTAGATCCACGGCTTTCTCGATTCCGAAAGAAATCACTCGCCGAGTGCAGAGAAGATGAATTACCATTCGGATGGGAGCGAATAGAGTGCCCTAGGTATGGTGCGTATTTCATCGATCACGTCAATCGACGCACACAATATGAAAATCCCGTGTTGCAAGCCAGACGAAGCATGAGGCCAAGCG atCTTGGGAGCGTTGAGAGAGAGGTGGATAGTGAAGGTATATCGTTAAGATCAATGCTTTCGAGAGATCCAGCACAACTTACTGGCCACAGATTTACAGTAACATTATTGAAATCATCTCAG GGTCTCGGCTTTACTTTAGTAGGTGGTGCTAGTGAAACTCCTGATGATGCGAGCGAAGCTCAATCGGCAGCCGGCTGCTGTGATGATTTCCTTCAAATTAAATCCATTGTACCAAACAGTCCAGCTTGGCTAGATG GTGCTTTGAGAACGGGAGATTTGCTCGTTCGTGTCGGTAGTACATGTGTACTTGGTGTTGGACATGCCCGGGTAGCTAGGCTATTTCAAGAAATCCCACCAGGGACTTCAGTGACTCTGGAACTTTGTAGAG GTTATCCTTTACCGTTTGATCCAAACGATCCAAATACGCGAGTTCTCACAACTGTAGCAGTCGAAGGTGGAAATTCTTCTAGAATGAGACATTTGACTGATGAGTTAAGAGAAcg atttaatttagaAGATGGCGATAAACAATCTCAAGGTAGCAGTTTAGAACGATCAAATAGATCTGCTATGAATCGTTCCTACCAGCGTGAACATTTAGATGAGCCAGATGAATTGATGGAAAGGCCCAACCATCTCAATAG atctTTTGAACTTGAACATCGAATGAGTCAATTGAATAGATCATTTGACATGGATCGCCTCACTGGAGCAAGATCTTCTGCAGTAAACAGATCATATGATTTAGATAATAGACCGGAAACACATTTAGTAGACAGGTTACCAACTAGGTGTCCATCTGCTGATCATTTACTTCTAGATAGTGTTTCTAGTCCATATATGc AAGACGGAGGTGTATTAACTTTACGATTGATGAAAGGCGCAGCTGGATTTGGTTTCACAATAGCAGATAGTGTCCACGGTCAAAAAGttaaaaag gtTTTAGATAGAGTTCGATGTGGTGGTCTTAGGGAAGGAGATTTACTTGTATCAATAAATCAAACTTCTGTTACTAATATGTCTCACGCACATGTAGTTCAG GTTTTAAAAGATTGTCCTCAAAAGAAAGAAGCCACTATCAAAGTTGTTAGAAGGCCAGGCTATCATTCAAAGTCTTCCGGTTTGAATAATCAACCTAAACAAACAGGAAACACCAAATCAAAACTTGCCAAAGACATCTCAA atttgtttaGAAGTAAAACGCCTACTGCAGATTTATACAGTACTCAACAAAAAGAAATACTACCTTCTAGACCTAAAACGCCACTAGTAGATACTAGAAACATGAGCGCTGCAGATAATTACATAAACCTTG GTATTGGTTACAGCCAAGAAGATCTCAACTCTGCATCGACTCAACAGATCTCACCGAATTCGTCATCctcttataaatttattaagaaGCGACGGAATAGTTCCAATTTGAATACCCCTCAATCGCTGCAATCCTCTATTATTCACAATAGTTCAAATAGCATTACTCACAGCAACGGAGGAAACCTAGAAATCAATACGAATGGTAATTTAATTTCTCCGATGAGTAATTCTACCCACTATAGAGGCAGTGGGGTCGGTGCAACGAATGATACTAACAGTAAATTAGATTCTGGTAATCTATCGAATTATGGAAACGACGCTAGCGAAACAAACGAATCTGTAGGAGCAATGTTACCTTTAGTGCAAACTATGACTTTGAATGAATCGAATATGGTAGCAGCATATGGAGGTGTATCCAATGGCAACAACGCCAACAGTATAGCTG GATTTCTAGAAGAAGGACCCACTACGTCAGGTGTATCTGTCGGTACAGGTGGCAGTGGACGTGGTTCAGCTGCGGGTTGTTTCAATTGTTACAATCCTGGAGGAACGGACTCCCCATTAGTTGCAAGAAGTCATCTACAACAAAAA aacCTTCTTATGCCTCATCATAATTATGATGTCATATCGCCGGTTGCTGTCAATTGGAGCACAGTTGACATGAATAGTCAG ATGGAAGAAATTATCGATCCTGAGGCAGATATTGTAGTAGTATTGGCTAGAGGTGCTGCAGGGTTTGGATTTCGTATCGTAGGCGGAACTGAAGAAGGTTCACAAGTGGCGGTCGGTCATATAGTTCCAG gtGGTGCATGCGATTTAGATGGTCGCATTTGTCCTGGAGATCTCCTCACTTCTGTCGACGGTATAAGTACGTTGGGTGTATCACACCGTACTGCAGTAGGCAGCGTATGTCAGGCTGCCACTAACGGACAG GTCACATTGGGAATTAAAAAAAGCCGTAACAATAACTTAGGACTGCACATGGGGAATGTGATGCCAGTTAGGGCAAATCAGCAGCAGCAATATATAGCACCCATTCAACAAAATCACATCCTCATTGATAACGGACATGCAAATGCTGAATCACCACTCGGAGGTCCACCAAGACAATATTT ACATTCCAATTCCAACACGTCTGGAAAtttatactataattactacCCAGAgaataattatgttttaaatgGAGCCTCCCTTCCTTCACACGAAAG aGTGTCATTATCAAATGTAAATTACGATCAAACTGATGGAAATTCTCCATATCCCAACTATTACAGTCAAAATAGTCCAGGTTATCGTTTACCTATCACAAATTATATGAAGACTGTTCAAGCACCGTATTCCTCATCTAATCTGGGATATGGAGAACAAGGTTTAGGAGATATTG gTCAGTATGGTAATGTTGGAACCGGTGGTGTTCCATATGACGTTGTAGTACAAAGAAGTGAAAATGAAGGTTTTGGATTTGTAATAATATCATCCACTAACAAAGCTACTAGCACAATAG gaCAACTAATCACAGGATCTCCGGCTGCTCGTTGCGGACTCTTACACGTCGGAGATACGATACTTGCGATAAATCACACACCCATTAGAAATTTGTCACACGGTGACATAGTTACCCTGATTAAGCATAGTGGATATAGTGTTACATTGACTATTCAAAGCACAGCCCATTGA